In the Actinomycetota bacterium genome, one interval contains:
- a CDS encoding MoxR family ATPase, translated as MRRVIVGQDEMLERVLVALLAGGHLLIEGVPGLAKTLTVKTLADVLGGEFKRIQFTPDLVPADIVGTRIYRPRGGTFETELGPVFCNFLLADEINRAPAKVQSALLEVMQERQVTIGKKTHLVPDPFLVMATENPIESEGTYPLPEAQVDRFMMKVVVDYPGFSDEMTVVERSLQAKVDVRQVLSPEDLLGFQESVHEVYVDRQVSEYAVGIAVATRAPQQFGLGRLKRYIAYGASPRGSINLVHAGRALASVRGRRYVLPSDIKQLAKDVLRHRLSLTYEALADEVTADQLIDEILERLPVPDVELASAETA; from the coding sequence ATGCGAAGGGTGATCGTCGGGCAAGACGAGATGTTGGAGCGCGTGCTCGTCGCTCTGCTCGCGGGAGGCCATCTCTTGATCGAAGGGGTGCCGGGCCTCGCGAAGACGCTGACGGTCAAGACGTTGGCGGACGTCTTGGGGGGCGAGTTCAAGCGGATCCAGTTCACGCCGGATCTGGTGCCGGCAGACATCGTGGGCACGCGCATCTACCGTCCACGCGGCGGCACCTTCGAAACCGAGCTCGGCCCCGTCTTCTGCAACTTCTTGCTCGCGGATGAGATCAACCGCGCGCCGGCCAAGGTGCAGTCTGCACTGCTGGAGGTGATGCAGGAACGGCAGGTGACGATCGGCAAGAAGACCCATCTGGTCCCGGACCCCTTCCTGGTCATGGCGACCGAGAACCCGATCGAGTCCGAGGGGACCTACCCCCTGCCGGAGGCACAGGTCGACCGTTTCATGATGAAGGTCGTCGTCGACTACCCCGGTTTCTCGGACGAGATGACGGTGGTCGAGCGTTCGCTGCAAGCCAAGGTTGACGTCCGCCAGGTGCTGTCGCCTGAAGATCTCCTCGGTTTCCAAGAGAGCGTGCATGAGGTCTACGTCGACCGCCAGGTGAGTGAGTACGCCGTGGGGATCGCGGTAGCGACGCGGGCGCCACAACAATTCGGCCTCGGCCGGCTGAAGAGGTACATCGCGTACGGCGCCAGCCCACGCGGCTCGATCAACCTCGTTCATGCGGGACGGGCGCTGGCATCGGTTCGAGGCCGGCGCTACGTGCTGCCGAGCGACATCAAGCAGCTGGCGAAGGACGTCCTGCGTCACCGTCTGTCGCTGACGTACGAGGCCCTGGCCGACGAGGTCACCGCGGACCAGTTGATCGACGAGATCCTAGAGAGATTGCCCGTGCCCGACGTCGAGCTCGCTTCGGCCGAGACCGCCTAG
- a CDS encoding trypsin-like peptidase domain-containing protein has product MAAKKQEPDLQPPYVVRDEPPAWLRVADPDALEHEQLSPPAFRSAPISPQRRRRRPMIAAALAAILLGGAGFALGRLSQSQEPVPVAPAAPDRTAGSASAEPVANVATNLLPSVVQIETEAGVGSGVVYKKGGLILTAAHVVEGASEVLVRLSDGRRIAGRVVGSHEETDVAVVRASQRRLPVAALAIGEPLRVGQIAVAIGSPFGFAASVTSGVISALERPIDVDSDGTPAPMIQTDAPINPGNSGGALADRAARVIGINDLITTTTGANSGIGFAIPIDVAASVADALVKGQQPRVGFLGVVGTDPARGPRGALITDVQKQTPAADAGLKRGDVIVSVAGRPVGTMAELASAIRLIKPGALVTLEVLRRGDLTQIEVRVGAQ; this is encoded by the coding sequence ATGGCCGCGAAAAAGCAAGAACCCGACCTTCAACCTCCGTACGTAGTACGGGATGAGCCTCCCGCGTGGCTACGCGTGGCGGATCCGGACGCGCTCGAGCACGAGCAGCTCTCGCCACCGGCGTTCCGTTCGGCGCCGATCTCGCCACAACGCCGGAGGCGCCGACCGATGATCGCGGCCGCGCTGGCGGCGATCCTGCTCGGCGGGGCCGGGTTCGCGCTCGGAAGGCTCAGCCAAAGCCAAGAGCCCGTTCCCGTGGCACCGGCCGCGCCGGATCGGACGGCCGGCTCCGCGAGCGCGGAACCTGTGGCCAACGTGGCGACCAATCTTCTCCCGTCGGTCGTTCAGATCGAGACGGAAGCGGGCGTCGGGTCGGGAGTCGTCTACAAGAAGGGCGGGCTCATCCTCACCGCGGCCCATGTCGTTGAGGGAGCGTCGGAAGTGCTCGTGCGGCTCTCCGATGGTCGCCGCATCGCGGGCCGGGTGGTGGGCTCGCATGAAGAAACCGACGTCGCGGTGGTCCGGGCCAGTCAGCGGAGGCTTCCGGTAGCCGCTCTCGCGATCGGAGAACCGCTGCGGGTCGGTCAGATCGCGGTCGCGATCGGCAGTCCCTTCGGGTTCGCGGCAAGCGTCACCTCGGGTGTCATCAGCGCGCTCGAACGGCCGATCGATGTCGACAGCGACGGGACTCCCGCGCCGATGATCCAGACGGATGCCCCCATCAATCCCGGCAACTCCGGCGGGGCCCTCGCCGACCGCGCCGCGCGGGTGATCGGGATCAACGATCTCATCACGACCACGACCGGAGCCAACAGCGGCATCGGGTTCGCGATCCCGATCGACGTTGCCGCTTCGGTCGCAGACGCTCTGGTCAAGGGGCAACAACCCCGGGTGGGGTTCCTCGGCGTGGTCGGAACCGACCCCGCCCGCGGGCCCCGCGGCGCGTTAATAACGGACGTTCAGAAGCAGACGCCCGCGGCTGATGCCGGGTTGAAACGCGGTGATGTCATCGTCTCGGTCGCGGGCCGCCCGGTTGGCACGATGGCCGAGCTCGCCTCTGCGATCCGGCTGATCAAGCCGGGAGCGCTGGTCACGCTGGAGGTTCTGCGTCGGGGGGACCTGACCCAGATAGAGGTCCGGGTCGGGGCGCAATGA
- a CDS encoding VWA domain-containing protein produces MGTLNFKWPLALWALALIPLIGIGYARWVRQGRAAAERFARPAMHPNVLPVRPRWRRHVPVALYVCALAALLGGVARPQAAFSVPRERATVMLVMDASNSMLARDVEPNRLEAARAAARAFLDAVPPGFQVGVVGFAKNARVFSRATTDRSAVSSALDDLETRSGTAIGEGVWRALIEQAPQLEQGQDVPPTALVLLSDGNNTAGEIDPIEAARRANQAGVKIYSVAVGLEIPPPGMRGPKPPDHSMLQQVAAESGGRFFSAASAADLTEVYRSLGSSIATVTEQREVTAAFVGVGLAFLIAGAAVAALWFNRIP; encoded by the coding sequence ATGGGAACGTTGAACTTCAAGTGGCCGCTGGCCCTGTGGGCACTCGCCCTGATCCCGCTCATCGGCATCGGCTACGCGAGATGGGTACGACAGGGCCGGGCGGCCGCCGAGCGCTTCGCTCGGCCTGCGATGCATCCCAACGTCCTGCCCGTCCGGCCGCGCTGGCGTCGGCATGTTCCGGTCGCGTTGTATGTCTGTGCGCTCGCCGCGTTGCTCGGCGGTGTGGCGCGACCGCAGGCGGCCTTCAGCGTTCCGCGCGAGCGAGCGACCGTGATGCTCGTCATGGATGCTTCCAACTCGATGCTCGCAAGAGATGTCGAGCCGAATCGGCTGGAGGCGGCGCGCGCGGCGGCGCGCGCGTTCCTGGACGCCGTCCCGCCGGGCTTCCAGGTGGGCGTGGTGGGTTTCGCGAAGAACGCTCGGGTCTTCAGCCGCGCCACCACCGACCGGAGCGCGGTTTCAAGCGCGCTAGACGATCTGGAGACGCGATCCGGCACCGCCATCGGCGAGGGAGTCTGGCGGGCGTTGATCGAGCAGGCTCCTCAGCTCGAACAGGGACAAGACGTCCCCCCGACCGCACTGGTCCTGCTGTCGGACGGCAACAACACCGCGGGCGAGATCGATCCCATCGAGGCCGCGCGCCGCGCGAACCAAGCCGGCGTCAAGATCTACAGCGTTGCGGTCGGGCTCGAAATACCACCCCCCGGGATGAGGGGACCGAAGCCGCCGGATCACAGCATGCTGCAGCAGGTCGCGGCGGAATCTGGTGGGCGATTCTTCAGCGCGGCCTCCGCCGCCGACCTGACGGAGGTTTATCGCAGCCTCGGTTCCAGCATCGCGACCGTTACCGAGCAGCGCGAGGTAACGGCGGCCTTCGTCGGTGTCGGGCTCGCGTTCCTGATCGCAGGCGCCGCGGTCGCTGCCCTGTGGTTCAACCGGATCCCTTGA
- a CDS encoding iron-containing alcohol dehydrogenase gives MPDHLSVVEGERELSVHSTDRPARSRVRDLPQIFFSAASDTENQAGERLARRIHALDVRTPYVVASRHGRGLVEGLGQRLVSEAAPYSADQVWARGLARRVHASGADAVVGIGGGRCLDVAKLAASIARLPFIAVPTQISHDGICSPVAVVPDDVSTRATVPVAGPQGVFISIPTLMTAPLASVRAGIGDILSNPLALRDWELAATLGLDDIDRAGWELSVESFQLIESILHRDVAEAHEDPEVVTLLANALVVSGMSMMIAESSRPASGAEHKISHAIDEVLGGRALHGQQVAFGCIISAALHGEDPQEWRRLLRRLGLPDHPRDLSLTEDELVAVILAAPATRPRFTVLEHVGMDHSAVRRLVRSIWS, from the coding sequence GTGCCAGACCATCTGTCTGTGGTGGAGGGGGAGCGGGAGCTCTCCGTTCACTCCACCGATCGCCCCGCACGATCTCGCGTTAGGGATCTGCCGCAGATTTTCTTCTCCGCCGCCTCTGACACCGAGAACCAGGCGGGAGAGCGGCTGGCGCGCAGGATCCACGCGCTGGACGTGCGCACGCCGTACGTCGTCGCTTCGCGCCACGGCCGCGGTCTCGTTGAGGGCCTAGGGCAGCGACTCGTCAGCGAGGCTGCTCCCTACAGCGCCGATCAGGTGTGGGCGCGCGGCTTGGCGAGGCGCGTGCATGCCTCTGGCGCGGATGCCGTGGTCGGGATCGGAGGCGGACGCTGCCTTGATGTCGCGAAGCTCGCGGCTTCCATAGCGAGGCTGCCCTTCATCGCCGTCCCCACGCAGATCTCGCATGACGGGATCTGTTCTCCGGTGGCGGTCGTGCCGGACGACGTATCGACGCGGGCGACCGTCCCCGTTGCGGGGCCGCAGGGTGTGTTCATCTCGATCCCCACGCTGATGACCGCGCCGCTGGCGTCCGTGCGAGCGGGCATAGGGGACATCCTGTCGAACCCGCTCGCGCTGAGAGACTGGGAGTTGGCAGCCACGCTCGGGCTTGACGACATCGACCGTGCGGGATGGGAGCTCTCGGTGGAGTCTTTCCAGTTGATCGAATCGATCTTGCATCGAGACGTCGCCGAGGCGCACGAGGACCCAGAGGTCGTCACGCTGCTTGCGAACGCGCTGGTCGTCTCGGGGATGTCCATGATGATCGCGGAGAGCTCCCGCCCCGCCTCCGGCGCCGAGCACAAGATCTCGCACGCTATAGACGAGGTGCTAGGGGGCCGGGCCCTGCACGGACAACAGGTCGCCTTCGGCTGCATCATCTCGGCCGCGCTCCACGGCGAGGATCCGCAGGAGTGGCGACGGCTGCTGCGGAGGCTCGGTCTTCCAGATCACCCCCGCGATCTCTCTCTGACGGAGGACGAGCTGGTGGCTGTCATCCTCGCGGCCCCCGCGACGCGGCCCCGCTTCACCGTGCTAGAGCACGTAGGGATGGATCACTCCGCCGTGCGGCGCCTGGTCCGAAGCATCTGGAGCTAG
- a CDS encoding CDP-alcohol phosphatidyltransferase family protein: MTRYVYRPISVPVAGMLARTRVSPTHVTYISALLSFGGGAAFGLREYTLGALLTLLGSITDCVDGDLARLSGDSSPSGSYLDHVFDRWTDAALILGLTFSDLDRYAAVGLLALVGTFMTSYARTKGQVVGVDPEVGLAGRDARMLLLVAAALLHQLVDQAIIAALMIVAALGILTAVQRMAWAIRELDGRR, translated from the coding sequence TTGACGCGCTACGTGTACCGGCCGATCTCGGTTCCGGTCGCCGGCATGCTCGCGCGCACTCGGGTCTCGCCGACGCACGTCACCTATATCAGCGCGCTGCTGTCTTTTGGCGGCGGCGCGGCCTTCGGACTGCGGGAGTACACCCTCGGGGCCCTGCTCACTCTTCTCGGATCGATAACCGATTGCGTCGACGGCGACCTGGCGCGGTTGTCGGGCGACTCCTCGCCTTCCGGCTCCTACCTCGACCACGTTTTCGACCGGTGGACCGATGCCGCGCTCATCCTGGGGCTCACCTTCTCCGACCTCGATCGTTACGCCGCCGTCGGGCTCCTCGCACTCGTCGGGACGTTCATGACCAGCTACGCCCGCACCAAGGGACAGGTCGTGGGGGTCGATCCGGAAGTGGGGCTTGCAGGCCGCGACGCACGGATGTTGCTCCTGGTCGCAGCGGCGCTGCTGCACCAACTGGTGGATCAGGCGATCATCGCCGCCCTGATGATCGTCGCGGCGCTCGGCATCCTGACCGCGGTCCAACGCATGGCCTGGGCGATAAGGGAGCTCGATGGTCGACGCTAG
- a CDS encoding PfkB family carbohydrate kinase — translation MRAAVVGHVEWVTFMRVDHTPKVGDIVHAREWWEQPGGGGAGAAVQLAKLCGSCDFYTALGDDELGKRARNELSSLGVRVHAAVRNDPTRRAVTHVDEVGERTITVLGRRLEPAEADPLPWDQLARVDAVYFTAGDVGALRRARSARFVVATARVLSFLQQTGVQLDALVSSANDPGEAYADGDLDPAPGLVIRTDGDKGGTYATTEGPTRPYAPVEPPRPIVDRYGAGDSFAAGVTYALGAGMAPEDVVAFAARCGAWVITGRGPFEAQLVLERSDADGTDQSSEES, via the coding sequence ATGCGCGCCGCGGTAGTCGGTCACGTCGAGTGGGTCACGTTCATGCGTGTCGACCACACGCCGAAGGTCGGCGACATCGTCCATGCGCGCGAGTGGTGGGAGCAGCCCGGTGGAGGAGGGGCGGGGGCCGCGGTCCAGCTGGCGAAGTTGTGCGGGTCGTGTGACTTCTACACCGCGCTCGGAGACGACGAGTTGGGGAAGCGTGCTCGGAACGAGCTCAGCTCGCTCGGCGTTCGGGTGCATGCCGCCGTTCGCAACGATCCCACCCGACGCGCCGTCACCCACGTCGACGAGGTCGGTGAGCGAACGATCACCGTGCTGGGCAGACGTTTGGAGCCGGCGGAAGCGGACCCACTTCCTTGGGACCAGCTCGCTCGGGTCGACGCGGTCTACTTCACCGCGGGCGACGTGGGTGCACTTCGACGGGCGCGCTCTGCCCGCTTCGTCGTGGCGACAGCGCGGGTCCTTTCGTTCCTGCAGCAGACGGGTGTGCAGCTGGACGCGCTCGTGTCGAGTGCCAACGATCCCGGGGAGGCGTATGCCGACGGCGACCTAGACCCCGCTCCCGGTCTGGTCATACGAACGGACGGTGACAAAGGGGGTACCTATGCGACGACCGAAGGTCCGACGCGACCTTATGCGCCCGTCGAACCTCCGAGGCCGATCGTGGATCGCTACGGCGCGGGAGACAGCTTTGCGGCCGGCGTGACGTACGCGCTGGGGGCCGGGATGGCGCCGGAGGACGTGGTGGCGTTTGCCGCCCGCTGCGGCGCGTGGGTCATTACGGGACGAGGACCTTTCGAGGCGCAGCTTGTGCTTGAACGCTCGGACGCGGACGGAACCGATCAGAGCAGCGAGGAGTCTTGA
- a CDS encoding right-handed parallel beta-helix repeat-containing protein — MKRAAAAAAVAVAVVAGVAIAGRPVTLHVPAGDDLRHAIASAPAGAIIRLGPGTHTGPVHVDKTVTLQGEQGAVLRVPASVDIALRVTADDVRVRDLAVEGGVQGITVREAEDVVLEGVTISGVRLHGIEVVDASARISGARVSDMTSEYAQGIEVRYADNRPLTLVENSQIEGGQEGIVSHVSRVDFSRNIVTGTTMRGVAITEMSHGVARSNLIDGAAGAGLYCGDMSMCEFSGNQVNRVAEAGVGSQAGWGLAVNYRSRASTDHDSLAGEAGPVGTYMHSLVRDRSPFELGDGWGALPKIALAAALAVLLLLLASRAAARTLPLFRARLQRHGEGADLRHLVVPLFAVGLAVQSFHMVEHALQVYRVHVDGVPSRGGIAGPAVEAEWIHFVYNLVVLVGIGVVALGRARGWRPRGRVGAGDSLLAAAVALQGYHVVEHSVKLVQHVQGGAKVNPGIAGAHVDLVLLHFGINLAVYLAVAGAALAYAWRRDLTAPALRRRPLPQELPS; from the coding sequence ATGAAGCGCGCGGCTGCGGCTGCGGCCGTAGCGGTCGCGGTCGTTGCCGGTGTGGCGATAGCCGGTCGTCCGGTCACGCTGCACGTACCTGCTGGTGATGATCTTCGCCACGCGATCGCGTCCGCGCCCGCCGGCGCGATCATCCGGTTAGGTCCCGGAACCCACACGGGACCTGTTCACGTCGACAAGACGGTCACACTGCAGGGTGAGCAGGGAGCCGTGCTGCGGGTTCCGGCGTCGGTCGACATCGCGCTGCGGGTCACCGCCGATGACGTACGGGTGCGCGACCTTGCCGTCGAGGGTGGTGTGCAAGGGATCACCGTGCGAGAGGCCGAGGACGTGGTTCTCGAGGGCGTCACCATCAGCGGCGTCCGCTTGCATGGGATCGAGGTCGTAGACGCGTCCGCCCGGATCAGCGGAGCCCGGGTGAGCGACATGACCAGCGAGTACGCACAGGGGATAGAGGTCCGGTACGCCGACAACCGGCCTCTCACCCTGGTCGAGAACTCGCAGATCGAAGGGGGCCAAGAGGGGATCGTCTCTCATGTCTCCCGCGTCGACTTCTCTCGCAACATCGTTACCGGCACGACGATGCGAGGGGTCGCGATCACGGAGATGAGCCACGGCGTCGCGAGGAGCAACCTGATAGACGGCGCCGCCGGCGCGGGGCTCTACTGCGGTGACATGTCCATGTGCGAGTTCTCCGGGAACCAGGTCAATCGTGTCGCCGAGGCGGGCGTGGGATCGCAGGCTGGGTGGGGCCTCGCGGTGAACTACCGGTCGCGCGCTTCCACGGATCATGACTCGCTCGCGGGTGAGGCCGGTCCGGTCGGCACCTACATGCACTCGCTGGTGCGTGATCGATCGCCCTTCGAGCTGGGCGATGGGTGGGGCGCCCTTCCGAAGATCGCGCTTGCCGCAGCGCTCGCGGTTCTGTTGCTGCTGCTCGCGTCACGCGCCGCGGCTCGGACGCTGCCCCTGTTCCGCGCTCGCCTGCAGCGGCATGGGGAGGGAGCCGATCTTCGACACCTCGTCGTGCCGCTCTTCGCCGTTGGTCTTGCGGTTCAGAGCTTCCATATGGTCGAACACGCGCTGCAGGTGTACCGGGTGCATGTCGACGGGGTTCCCAGCAGGGGCGGGATCGCAGGCCCGGCGGTCGAGGCGGAATGGATCCACTTCGTCTACAACCTCGTGGTTCTGGTCGGGATCGGCGTGGTGGCGCTGGGCAGGGCCCGCGGGTGGCGACCTCGGGGTCGCGTTGGCGCGGGCGACTCCCTCCTGGCAGCAGCGGTCGCGCTCCAGGGCTACCACGTGGTCGAGCACTCGGTGAAGCTGGTCCAGCACGTCCAGGGAGGGGCCAAGGTCAACCCCGGAATCGCGGGCGCGCACGTCGACCTCGTGCTGTTGCACTTCGGGATCAACCTGGCCGTCTATCTGGCGGTGGCGGGGGCCGCGCTGGCGTACGCCTGGCGCCGCGACCTCACCGCTCCGGCGCTGAGGCGCCGACCGCTGCCCCAAGAGCTTCCTTCGTAA
- a CDS encoding carbohydrate ABC transporter permease — MAGTRSSGLVRALGRGPLHLFLLLMALFWLTPTFGLLITSFRSSAASAESGWWTVFTEPRELTLEPYKEVLANESLVQALFNTLYITVPSSLLVVLLAALAAYAFAWIEFKGREPLFLLIVALLIVPLQMALLPVSRLFGQIGIFGTIPAAVFFHVAFGLPFAIFLLRNFFIGIPTELLEAARIDGASELGIFTRIVLPLGMPAIASLLIFQFLWTWNDLLVALTFTASDAIPITVAIQQELRTFGANLDIIAPAAFLSMVVPLVVFFAFQRYFVQGLLAGSVK, encoded by the coding sequence ATGGCGGGGACGCGTTCAAGTGGTCTCGTTCGTGCGCTGGGTCGCGGGCCGCTGCACCTGTTCCTGCTCCTGATGGCGCTTTTCTGGTTGACGCCGACGTTCGGCCTCCTCATCACCAGCTTCCGGTCCTCGGCCGCGAGCGCCGAGAGCGGTTGGTGGACGGTGTTCACGGAGCCGCGTGAGCTGACGCTCGAGCCGTACAAGGAGGTGCTCGCGAACGAGTCCCTGGTTCAGGCGTTGTTCAACACGCTCTACATCACGGTTCCGTCATCGCTCCTCGTCGTGCTGCTCGCCGCGCTCGCCGCGTACGCGTTCGCCTGGATCGAGTTCAAGGGTCGTGAGCCGCTCTTCCTGCTGATCGTGGCGCTGTTGATCGTCCCTCTGCAGATGGCACTGCTGCCGGTATCACGCCTGTTCGGTCAGATCGGCATCTTCGGCACCATCCCGGCCGCAGTCTTCTTCCACGTCGCGTTCGGGCTTCCGTTCGCAATCTTCCTGCTGAGGAACTTCTTCATCGGGATCCCGACCGAGTTGTTGGAGGCGGCACGGATCGACGGCGCGTCCGAGCTTGGGATCTTCACCAGGATCGTGTTGCCCTTGGGGATGCCGGCGATCGCGTCGCTGTTGATCTTCCAGTTCCTCTGGACGTGGAACGATCTCCTCGTGGCGCTGACGTTCACCGCCTCCGACGCGATCCCGATCACGGTTGCCATCCAGCAAGAGCTTCGGACGTTCGGCGCGAACCTCGACATCATCGCCCCGGCTGCGTTCCTGTCGATGGTGGTCCCGTTGGTCGTGTTCTTCGCGTTCCAGCGTTACTTCGTCCAGGGGCTCTTGGCAGGGTCGGTGAAATGA
- a CDS encoding sugar ABC transporter permease: MALVFLGPALLFLGALVIYPTLDTIGQSFRDDAGSFVGVNNYKDVAETPRIKTAIKNNFIWVATAPAIITGLGLMFAILTERVRYATAIKIIVFMPMAISFLATGVIWRVMYEPSPELGFINAATGVVYNTFKGPGAYPEAKVLPDVPLEQAAPGAPIVATQDFAAGDTALLGLTAIAEDDVPGEAVQAAAPAAPADGLAVVVWRDFKPGGGVPGELEEGEIGLPGADVEVLGPGGEVVASGTTGNDGSITFAGLGEGPFKAQVAASTFSPGFTGVDWLGPSLVTPAIIGAFSWMWAGFAVVVIGAGLAALPRDVLEAARVDGANEWQTFRHVTLPLLAPVLGVVFVTMVINVLKIFDIVLVTAPGASQDEANVIALEMFKTTFSSRQYGVGSAVAVLLFILVIPVMFINIRRFRREN, encoded by the coding sequence ATGGCCCTTGTCTTCCTGGGGCCGGCGCTGCTGTTCCTAGGAGCGCTGGTGATCTATCCGACGCTCGACACCATCGGGCAGAGCTTCCGCGACGACGCGGGTTCCTTCGTCGGGGTCAACAACTACAAAGACGTAGCCGAGACGCCTCGCATCAAGACGGCGATCAAGAACAACTTCATCTGGGTCGCGACGGCGCCGGCGATCATCACCGGACTCGGTTTGATGTTCGCGATCCTCACCGAGCGAGTGAGGTACGCCACAGCGATCAAGATCATCGTCTTCATGCCGATGGCGATCTCGTTCCTGGCGACGGGTGTGATCTGGCGCGTGATGTACGAGCCCTCGCCCGAGCTCGGCTTCATCAACGCCGCGACGGGTGTCGTCTACAACACGTTCAAAGGGCCGGGGGCTTACCCGGAGGCGAAGGTGTTGCCGGACGTCCCGCTGGAGCAGGCCGCGCCCGGCGCGCCGATCGTCGCGACGCAGGACTTCGCCGCCGGTGATACGGCGCTGCTCGGGTTGACGGCGATTGCCGAGGACGACGTCCCGGGCGAGGCTGTGCAAGCGGCGGCCCCCGCTGCGCCGGCAGATGGGTTGGCGGTCGTGGTCTGGCGTGACTTCAAGCCCGGCGGAGGCGTGCCCGGGGAGCTGGAAGAAGGAGAGATCGGCCTCCCGGGAGCCGACGTGGAGGTGCTGGGTCCGGGGGGCGAGGTCGTCGCCTCCGGAACGACGGGGAACGACGGGAGCATCACCTTCGCCGGCCTGGGCGAGGGGCCGTTCAAGGCTCAGGTCGCGGCGTCGACGTTCTCGCCCGGTTTCACGGGGGTCGACTGGCTCGGCCCGAGTCTGGTGACACCCGCGATCATCGGCGCCTTTTCTTGGATGTGGGCCGGGTTCGCGGTGGTCGTGATTGGCGCAGGCTTGGCTGCACTCCCGCGTGACGTGCTCGAGGCGGCCCGGGTGGACGGGGCGAACGAGTGGCAGACGTTCCGCCACGTCACGCTGCCGCTGCTGGCCCCGGTGCTCGGGGTGGTCTTCGTGACGATGGTCATCAACGTTCTGAAGATCTTCGACATCGTCCTGGTGACAGCGCCGGGTGCCTCACAGGACGAGGCGAACGTGATCGCGCTCGAGATGTTCAAGACGACCTTCAGCAGCCGGCAGTACGGCGTCGGGAGCGCGGTCGCGGTCCTGCTGTTCATCCTCGTGATCCCGGTGATGTTCATCAATATCCGTCGCTTCCGGAGGGAGAACTGA
- a CDS encoding extracellular solute-binding protein, whose amino-acid sequence MDERRGTELRRYLVILVALMMLGAACTGGDVPAPQEETEEAEVEGGGSIEVAAVFTGEEKKSFQDVLDAFSEASGHDASFTSAGDDMAAFLGNKIEGGSPPDVALVPQPGLVRSLAADGSLTEANEEVSTALGENFAPVWTELGSVDGTLYGVYFKVSNKSTWWYNIPVFEQAGVEPPADWDEMLQTAKTVNASGVPWVSMGGADGWTLTDWFENIYIRTAGPEMYDQLANHEIPWTDDSVIQALETFAELVGDEANLAGGTEGALQTDFTTSVNQVFTKDPAAATVYEGDFVPGVITAEAGAKAGEDFDFFEFPAIDGSEPAVVGGGDAAVALTDNEAAQDFLAYLATPEAAEVWASQGGFTSANQNLDTGVYPDEITQRSAEAIATAEAVRFDLSDLQPPEFGGTTGRGLWLRFQDFLKNPDDAQSIAAALEKDAAKAFKKKS is encoded by the coding sequence GTGGACGAGCGAAGGGGGACAGAGTTGCGTCGTTACCTGGTGATTTTGGTTGCGCTGATGATGCTCGGGGCCGCGTGCACCGGCGGTGACGTTCCGGCGCCGCAAGAGGAGACCGAAGAGGCCGAAGTAGAAGGTGGCGGCTCGATCGAGGTCGCGGCGGTATTCACGGGAGAAGAGAAGAAGAGCTTCCAGGACGTCCTCGATGCATTCAGCGAGGCGAGTGGTCACGACGCATCGTTCACCTCCGCTGGCGACGACATGGCGGCCTTCCTCGGCAACAAGATCGAGGGGGGAAGCCCTCCGGACGTGGCACTGGTCCCGCAGCCGGGACTTGTTCGGAGCCTTGCCGCCGATGGCTCGTTGACCGAGGCGAACGAGGAGGTCTCCACTGCTCTCGGTGAGAACTTCGCGCCGGTCTGGACCGAGCTGGGCTCCGTGGACGGGACCCTGTACGGCGTCTACTTCAAGGTTTCGAACAAATCGACCTGGTGGTACAACATCCCGGTCTTCGAGCAGGCGGGGGTCGAGCCTCCTGCCGATTGGGACGAGATGCTTCAGACCGCGAAGACGGTGAACGCGTCCGGTGTTCCGTGGGTGTCGATGGGCGGCGCCGACGGATGGACGCTCACCGACTGGTTCGAGAACATCTACATCCGGACCGCGGGGCCCGAGATGTACGACCAGCTCGCGAACCACGAGATCCCCTGGACAGACGACAGCGTGATCCAGGCGCTCGAGACGTTCGCCGAGCTCGTCGGCGACGAAGCAAACCTGGCCGGTGGGACGGAGGGTGCGCTGCAGACCGACTTCACGACCTCGGTGAACCAGGTCTTCACCAAGGATCCCGCGGCGGCAACCGTCTACGAGGGTGACTTCGTCCCGGGCGTGATCACGGCGGAGGCGGGCGCCAAGGCCGGCGAGGACTTCGACTTCTTCGAGTTCCCCGCGATCGACGGTTCCGAGCCTGCGGTCGTCGGCGGTGGCGATGCGGCGGTGGCCTTGACCGACAACGAGGCGGCGCAGGACTTCCTCGCCTACCTCGCGACGCCGGAAGCGGCCGAGGTGTGGGCGTCGCAGGGAGGCTTCACCTCCGCGAACCAGAACCTCGACACGGGCGTTTACCCCGACGAGATCACCCAGCGCTCGGCGGAGGCGATCGCGACCGCGGAGGCGGTCAGGTTCGACCTGTCGGACCTGCAGCCACCGGAGTTCGGCGGGACGACGGGCCGCGGCCTGTGGCTGCGCTTCCAGGACTTCTTGAAGAACCCCGACGACGCGCAGAGCATCGCGGCGGCTCTCGAGAAGGACGCCGCGAAGGCTTTCAAGAAGAAGTCGTAG